A region from the Sandaracinus amylolyticus genome encodes:
- a CDS encoding DNA polymerase IV — MSRDVERTILHVDMDAFYASVEQRDDPSIRGKPVIVGGAARRGVVSAASYEARTFGVRSAMSMGEAMRRCPHAIVVWPRHDHYASVSRQVFAIFHRFTPLVEGLSLDEAFLDVGASRALYGDGEAIAAQIKRAIRDEVGLTASAGVAPSKFVAKIASDLRKPDGLVVVHAGEVREFLAPLPIERMWGMGPKSAPRAHAAGYHTLGDLARADDERLARAFGEWGPEMARLARGEDERDVEPERDAKSIGAEETFDDDLRDEDAVATKLLSQSSRVAERMFLAGLAGRGVTVKLKYSDFTLKTRSMQLPEAVSDTTSIHRAARTLLERFEPSLLARKGVRLSGVSVSALVPIDEARTLFPDPGVERGRKLEAALASLRGRGAGVTRAALLGERGDDDDE; from the coding sequence GTGTCGCGCGACGTCGAGCGCACCATCCTGCACGTCGACATGGACGCGTTCTACGCGTCGGTCGAGCAGCGCGACGATCCGTCGATCCGCGGCAAGCCGGTGATCGTCGGGGGCGCGGCGCGACGTGGCGTGGTGTCGGCGGCGTCGTACGAGGCGCGCACGTTCGGGGTGCGCTCCGCGATGTCGATGGGCGAGGCGATGCGCCGGTGCCCGCACGCGATCGTCGTGTGGCCGCGGCACGATCACTACGCGTCGGTGAGCCGCCAGGTGTTCGCGATCTTCCATCGGTTCACGCCGCTGGTCGAAGGGCTCTCGCTCGACGAGGCGTTCCTCGACGTCGGCGCGAGCCGCGCGCTCTACGGCGACGGCGAGGCGATCGCCGCGCAGATCAAGCGCGCGATCCGCGACGAGGTCGGGCTCACCGCGTCGGCCGGGGTCGCGCCGTCGAAGTTCGTCGCGAAGATCGCGAGCGATCTGCGCAAGCCCGACGGGCTCGTGGTGGTGCACGCGGGCGAGGTGCGCGAATTCCTCGCGCCGCTGCCCATCGAGCGGATGTGGGGCATGGGCCCGAAGAGCGCGCCGCGCGCGCACGCGGCGGGCTACCACACGCTCGGCGATCTCGCGCGCGCCGACGACGAGCGGCTCGCGCGTGCGTTCGGTGAGTGGGGCCCCGAGATGGCGCGGCTCGCGCGCGGCGAGGACGAGCGCGACGTCGAGCCCGAGCGCGACGCGAAGTCGATCGGCGCCGAGGAGACGTTCGACGACGATCTGCGCGACGAGGACGCGGTCGCGACGAAGCTGCTCTCGCAGAGCTCGCGCGTCGCGGAGCGCATGTTCCTCGCGGGGCTCGCTGGGCGCGGCGTCACGGTGAAGCTCAAGTACAGCGACTTCACGCTCAAGACGCGCTCGATGCAGCTGCCCGAGGCGGTCTCCGACACGACGTCGATCCATCGCGCGGCGCGAACGCTCCTCGAGCGCTTCGAGCCCTCGCTGCTTGCGCGCAAGGGCGTGCGGCTCAGCGGCGTGAGCGTGTCCGCGCTCGTGCCGATCGACGAGGCGCGCACGCTCTTCCCGGATCCCGGGGTCGAGCGTGGGCGCAAGCTCGAGGCGGCGCTCGCGTCGCTGCGCGGTCGCGGCGCAGGCGTCACGCGCGCGGCGCTGCTCGGAGAGCGCGGCGACGACGACGACGAGTGA